A stretch of DNA from Tachyglossus aculeatus isolate mTacAcu1 chromosome 5, mTacAcu1.pri, whole genome shotgun sequence:
TTGGACACTGCCAGTGGGGAGGATGGTGGCCAAAGAGGCGGAGCAGAAAGGCACTGCTGAAATTGAGAAAACAATGCCCGGTGAAGGGAGAAATGGTTAAGCTCAATAAACTTGCCGCCCAGCACAGTTCTcgtggtaaaatcaatcaatcatatttattgagcgcctactatgtgcagagcactgtactaagcgcttgggaagtacaaattggcaacatatagagacagcccctacccaacattgggctcacagtctaaaaggtaaaagCTGAGGGAACCCAAAATGAGGCACTGCAGAATTCACAGGGAAAATCTGATTTGTAGCAAGAGCTTTTGGGCAACCTAATACATCCCTCCCACTGGGCCAATTGCTCTCCCCAGTCCAGGCTGGCTCCCTTCCCTAACCTTTTCCGACGGCGTCCTCCCACTCTAGGGAGTCAGCAGTTCATTAGGATCATTTTCTGTtgccgcttgtacttcccaagagcttagtacagtgctctgcacacagtaagcgctcaataaatacgattgattgattgattgattttctgggatCCCAGAAGAGGAGAATGCACTGGGAGTTACAGCGAGGCCCTTCATGCGTTTGCCTAATGTGTCGGGGAGTAAAAGTTGACTAGAAGCCGGGGCAGGGACATCTGTTCTCAAGGTGGTCACTGATGCCGCTGGGCAATATTTCAACCCCTGGAGTCCAGGGTTTGGCCGTGTGGCAACAACCCGGAATCTAAAGCCAACGGGAGGGAATGGCGCTTCGGATTCTTTCCCTTGAGCGGTTCACCTGGGTGCTCTACATGGAAAAAGATCGGAGTGGTGTGGGGCGGGAATAATGGAATGGCCTCTGAATGGAGGCCACCGCACAGTCAACAAAATACTGGTCATGCGCTCATGGCCAAGCAGGGGCCATATTCTCAGTCCGGGCAGGCCCAACTGGCTGGGCAAGGCAAGCCGAAGGCTCAAGTCTGTCAAGGCTAGACACGGTGGGCTGCAGGCAGCCCCTAGGGCAGCCAGGAAATACATTTTATTAAGTCCAGAGAAGAAAGCCAAACTGTTCAAGGCAGCTCTGTTTTCCTGTTTTAATAATACTGTTTACTGCATTTGGGAGATCCCTAGAGGGTTAACTTGAAGCTATGTTCATTTGGATCTAGGTGTCTGGCATTATTAAAAATGCTAGAAAAATGAAGGTTTCaagtagtggaaataataataataatgatggcatttattaagcgcttactatgtgcaaagcactgttctaagcgctggggaggttacaaggtgatcaggttgtcccacgtggggctcacagtctcaatccccatttttacagatgaggtaactgaggcacagagaagttaagtgacttgcccaaaatcacacagctgacaattggcagagccggggtttgaacccatgacctctgactccaaagcccgtgctcttctccactgagccacgctgctcagtgtacAATATTACATTGTAAAAgagtgtgaaataataataataataataatggcatttgttaaacgcttactatgtgcaaagcactgttctaagtgctggggaggatacaaggtgatcaggttgtcccatgtggggctcacagtcttaacccccattttacaaatgaggtaactgaggcccagagaagtgaagtgacttgcccaaagtcacacagctgacaagtggcagagccgggattagaacccatgacctctgactcccaaggccgggctctttccactgagccacgctgcttctcgacctgTTCTGTTTTGTGCAACTCGAGTCCCCGTTTGCCTTCACCAAGTCCCCCCCACAAAGGACCCAGTTTGACtccgtttgggcaagtcacttcacttctctgtacctcggttccctcatctgtaaaatgggggttaagactctgagccccgtgtgggacaagggactatgtccaacccgattatcctgtatctccgcAAGAGCTTAGACTAGGTGcctggacaaataccataattattattactattatcccagtCTTGGGACATCTGGGGAGTTGTTAAATGAATCAAACCACAGATACCTTCCTCTACCAACGAGGCTACGATACCGTGTCTTTTAAAAATCAGCGCCTCTGAGCTGTCTCATTCGCTTTGCTATTAAATCGCCCCGGTAacgaggtttttttgttttccccCCTACTGGGGGATGGGGAGTTTGAAGTATGAGAGGACGACTACGGGGCCTGACAGTTTTGCTCTGACATGGGGGTGCTTCAAGGCCATGGATCAAAGTTGTAGAAACCAAAGAACTCCCCTGAACTACCTGGTTGCTGGTTCCACAACACAGTTCACACTCAGGCTCTgcagcccctttccctccttctccgggAGTCCCAGCCCCATTTCTATGCCCACAGCCTGTCTGTTGCTTGAGCCGATTTGTTTCTGCAAGCAGGTAAGCGCCACAATCCTAAAGCCCCTCAGTCAGTCAAGACACATGGGGAGGGTctttggcagggccagaattcacTTCTTACCGCTGCCATTACGTGGGGGCTTCCTGCCCCTGCAGCCAAAGGGAGATTTTTTCCAGCAGAGAGTCTGAAAGACTCCCGCCCCTCATCAGGGACCCGTATAATATGGAGTGGTGATAAACACCCCCTCAGTTCCAGGTAATTAACAGGAAGGTGAATGCCCTCATTGTAAGTTTGGCTCTGGATTCGAGCCCAGTCAGCCCTAGACGGGCCCCGTGGGTGGTCTGACCCTGCTGCTTCACCCTGGATGTTGGTTCTTCTCCCAAACAGATGCTGTCTATGACTGCTCGTCCCTCTACCAGAAGAACTACCGGATCTCTGGGGTTTACAAGCTTCCTCCCGATGAGTTCCTGGGAAGTCCCGGGCTGGAGGTGAGGCTCTTCCCAAGATGGGATTTAAAAAGCAGCGCAGCCCTGGGACCTGTACGGGGACCTAGGAAACTAAAATGGAAATTCCTCCTGGCTCTCGCCAAACCTGAACTCTTGAACCTCTTTTGACATTCTCAGAGGGAGAAGGCTTAACACACATTACACgcagtttctttctttctttcagtcaGGGACACAAGGCAGAGGCAAGATCATCCGCAGTTTAGCACCAGGGAAGTGAACACGCAGAACAGGAAACACTCAGAATCTCCaaaggagatcttcagtaataataataataataataattacggtatttgttaagcttttactatgcgccaggtgctgtactaaacgctggggtggatacaagcaaatcagattgaacaaaattccctgtcccccatggagctaacagtcttaactcccattttacatatggagaagcagtgttgctcagtggaaagagcccgggctttggagtcagaggtcatgggttcaaatcccggcttcgccaactgtcagctgtgtgactttgggcaagtcacttcacttctctgggcctcagttacctcatctggaaaatggggattaaaactgtgagcccccccgtgggaaaacctgatcacctcgtaacctccccagagcttagaacagtgctttgcatgtagtaagtgcttaacaaataccgttattattatgaagtaaatgaggcacagagaagtgaagtgacttgcctaaggtcacccagcagacaagtggcagagccgggataagaacccaggtccttcggactctcagatttgtgctctacccactaagccatgctgcttctctttactattTTGTACAGCCAAAATGACATCTAAAACCACAGCTGGCTCGATTATATTGCTCCTTTAAATTAGCAGAATAAAGTTCTCTCACTACCACCGATAGGCAAACTCAACTCCCTAAACAAAAACATATTCTGGGGGATATCAGCGAGTCAAATAACTCGTTTGAAGCTAACCTGCCCCACGCTAGTCAAAGAGCATCACCATTCTCTTGCCTTCAGGTGTTCTGTGACATGGAGACCGAAGGCGGGGGTTGGACCATCATCCAGAGGAGGAAGATCGGTCTGATCTCCTTCCACCGGGACTGGAAGCAGTACAAGCACGGCTTCGGGAACATCCACGGGGACTTCTGGCTGGGGAATGAGCACATCCACCGGCTTTCCCGACGTCCCACCGTGCTCCGGGTAGAGATGGAGGTAATCGAACACCCCACGAGACGCAGTAaggatgaggcacagaaacaccCTGGTCATACCAGTCGCTGGATGGTTAGGATGGAACTCTGACTGGCACTGGGTCCCATTCTGGGCATAGTTTGATAAATAATACCTCCACCTGTGCCCAgttatataaataaaaaattgatAAATAAAACCTCCATTTTTTCAAATGATAccagctaagcacttactatgtgccaagcaccggggtagatacaagctaatcagattggacaagtctgtgtcgcacacggggctcacagtcttaatccccatttgacagattaggtaactgaggtgcagagaaatgaaatgacttgcccaagaccacacagcagacaactggcggagctaggactagaactgaCCTCCAggaccgtgatctttccattaggctgtgctgcttctctgagtgccgGGGGCCCTTGCTAACCAGATACTTGCTTACTTTTGAATTCGTCACCAAAGAGTGCTTCAACCCAAGAAGCGCAAGGCACCCCCATCCATTTCTTTCATACCTACTCATGATATCCCCGACGGAGGTAGGGAAAGTAGCATCACTCACATTCTGCGGGGAAGAAATTGCGGACCAGATACCCACAGTTAATAAgcagtgatggagctgggccTAAAATCCAGGAAAAGCAGAGGAGGAGTGGACATGTTGGATCCCGaaatccatccctctctctctctctcgaggcAGATGGGGCCTCGGGAGAGGCCAATGAAGGCATCATGTCCGGTCATTCTTCTAACCAGAGTTGTTTCTGCCACTCCGGCAGGACTGGGACGGAGACAGCCGCTACGCTCACTACAGCCGCTTCACCCTGAGCAATGAACTGAACAGCTACCGGCTCTTCGTGGGGAACTACAGTGGTACTGCTGGGAGAGACGCTCTCCACTACCACAACGACACGGCCTTCAGCACCAAAGACAAGGACAACGACAAGTGTCTGGACAACTGCGTGAACTTCCGCAAAGGTGAAGCAGAGACGGGGAAAGGAGTGTAGGATGGGGCCAAAAGGCAGGCAGGAAACACAAGGAGCCACGTGACTCttaaaagggaaagaagcaggagTCACTAAACAGCCAGAGACCAAACACAGAGCAAAAACTCGGGTTTTGGGATCTCGCGGCTCCTCAATCtgatcaatcggatttactgagcgcttactgtatgcagcgcactctattaagccctttagtcggtaataataacgatggcatttattaagcgcttactatgtgtaaggcactgtgctaagcactggagaggttacaaggtgatcaggttgtcccccatggtagacacgttccctgccctcagtgagcttacggtctagaggatccaAAATCTTTTCCAAACCATCATTAACGATCCCTGACAGTTGAACAGCATCTAACCCCAAAGCAGTGAAATTCACCCAGCGTTTGAccgagctgataataataataagaataataataataatgatggcatttgttaagcactttctaggagcaaagtactgttctaagcactggagaggttacaaggtgatcaggttgtcccagggtggaggggctcacagttttaatccccatttttcagataataataataataatgatggcatttattaagcgcttactatgtgcaaggcactgtgctaagcgctggagcggttacaaggtgatcaggttgtcccccatggtagacacgttccctgccctcagtgagcttacagtctagaggatccaaAATCTTTTCCAAACCAGCATTACCGATCCCTGACAGTTGAACAGCATCTACCCCCAAAGCAGTGAAATTCACCCAGCGTTTGAccgagctgataataataatagtaataataataataatggtatttgttaagcacttcctatgagcaaagcactgttctaagcaccggggaggttacaaagtgatcaggttgtcctggggtgggggggctcacagttttaatccccattttccagatgaggtaacaggcacagagaagtgaagtgacttgcccaaagtgactcagccgacaattggcggagtggggatttgaacccatggcctctgactccaaagcccgggctctttccactgagccacgctgctgatgacTTCCTTTACGCTCTTCCCATTAGGTGGCTACTGGTACAATTGCTGCACAGACTCCAACCTCAATGGGATTTATTACCGCCAAGGTGACCACACAAAGCACACGGATGGCATCACTTGGTACGGTTGGCACGGTTCGAGTTATTCCCTCAAGAGGGTGGAAATGAAAATCCGGCCCGAAGACTTTAAGCCCTAGGGGGAAACCACGCTCCACGGTGGGACAaaggagggtgggtggggaggagcgaAAGGCGGCCCACAGAAAaagaatcaataccactgattatttcaCCCAAGGGGTGCACGCCTCTAGGGAGTTTAATTCAATCTTCACGGTACACATCGGCACCAACAGAGAATGCAGCAAACAAGAACAGACATTTCAATTCCACTGAGTTGGAATCGCTATAGTGGCCTTCTTCTCAGCAGATTAGATGGTTAGAATGGCTTGGTCAGTACTTCTGGgcgcagaatataataataataatggcatttattaagcgcttactatgtgcaaagcactgttctaagcactggcgacgttacaaggtgatggggttgtcccacaaggggctcacagtcttaatccccattttacagatgaggtaactgaggcacagagaatcgtattttcaatcatatttattgagcacttactatgtgcagagcactgtactaagcgcttgggaagtacagattggcaacatatagagacagtccctacccaacagtgggctcacagtctaaaagagtgggctcacagtctaaaagaaaagttaaagttaacagagaagttaagtgacttgcccaaagtcacacagctgacaatgggcacagctgggatttgaacccatgacctctgactccaaagcccgggctccttccactgagccacgctgcttctctgaagcagcaacTCCAGTAAAAATGCCCTGCAGGTAAGGTGGCCCTTGCTTTTCAAGCATGATTCTTGTCAAGAcgaaagcaattcattcattcattcaatcaatcatatttatcgagcgcttccggtgtgcagagcactgtactaagcgcttgggaagtaaaagttggcaacatatagagacggtccctacccaacagcaggctcacagtctagaagggggagactgtgttTCCCTTTGTCCAAAGTCTCGCCTAAATAAGGGCAGAAAACAAGTCTTTTGCCAAGAAGAGCTATACTATTTCAGTCTCTCAGagttggggaggctgcaaggggGATATTTCTTACTTTAAAACCCCGGGAACTTCCCTCTTTAACAGAAGATCGTTCTGCTGGATGTTCATTAGCTGGCCTGTGCCAGAGCAGCCAGATAAAAACCCTTAGGGAACTAGTGATCCCAAGGGCTAAGATCTCATCTTTGAAACCCCAACCACCTAGTTCAAAGAGGAATTAGTTTGGCCCAGGAGTTTCATACAGGGATCAAAAGGAAGCTGGTCTAAATCACTCTTCACAGAATGTCTAGTGGACTGAGGTCATCATTAATTGGAGCTTAACAGTCGCTGAACTTCACAGCCGCTTCTATCAAAAACCCATTATGGAAATGTGGGCCAAACTATTCAATATTCTAAACTCTGGTTCTATAAGATGCCCGTTAAGTTTACAACGAAGAcccaggagaaaaggaaaatcagGCTTAGTGCAAGAAAAAGATATATTATCCCATAATGTGTTATTTAAGGCCATAAGACAGGGGAGGATTCTCTTGCAAAACAAAGTGGAAATAAGAGGATTTTTAAGATTGAAATGATGTGTACATCTGCCAGAACCCAGGATATTTTAAAGCCTTTCCCCATAGTTTCTACATACTTACTTTATAATCCTCTAATTCTGGCAGTTTCTTTTAACTTCTAGCAGTCACACATTCTTTGGAAGATACTTAATGCTTTGCTTTATATGTGGTTTAAGGACACTTCGGGGCAGTGAGGTTCACAGGAGGGTGGGGAAGTTTGGAGAAGCAATACTGGGGAAACCACAGAATactgaaccaaaaaaaaaaaaatcaaagcttcGGTTACAGAGAGAGAAAGCTTCAGTCAGTGTCTGACACTTAGGACACCTATAAATAAATTTAGTTCTAGGATGggtattttatttttatctgCTTGGAATTTGCTATTCAATAACACATATTTTAGCGTGTTTTATTTCCTTAAATATGGGAGTCTAAAGAGCCACTTCTCCAGCAGATAGAGAAAATGTTAATATGCCTATTTTTATTCCCATAATAAGGGCAGAAGGGCTGATCTTAGCCTCAATTTAAGATCCAGCCTCGTCTGTAATGGTTACTGAAGGATCgaccactcaatggtatttattgagaacttactgtgcgcagagcactgaactaagcgcttaggagagtacaatacaaaagagttggaagacacgttccctgcccacagggaacttatagtttagagaattgtgaggaggagagaagaaagcctTCTGACCAATGCATACACTGTAAATAAGCACCTTGCTACGTGAAGGTATTTTTTAATGAAATGTTCCAACTTTTCTTTGTTTCTAAAATAAATTCTTTAACACTCAGACTTGTCCAATGCTGGTCAACCTTTTCTCTGCTTTATTGGGAGGTAAGGTAAGgcttggtgagagagagagagggggagagagagaatgcataataataactgtacttgttaagtgtttactatgtgccaaacattgctctaagcaatggggtagatataagttaatcaggttggacccagttcctaacccacatggggttcacagtcttaatccccattttacaaatgaggtaactgaggcccagagaagttaaatgacttgcccaaggtcacacacagcagacgtgtggcagagctgggagtagaacccaggtccttttgacttccaggtttgtgctctacccaccaagtcatgctgtgcagcgtggctcagtggaaagagcccgggcttgggagccagaggtcatgggttctaaccccggcttcgccgcttgtcagctgggtgactttgggcaagtcacttcacttctctgggccccattatctcatctgtaaaatggggattaagactgtgaggccccacatgggacaacctgatcaccttgtatcctccccagcgctcagaacagtgctttgcacatagtaagcgcttaaataccaaaattaaattattattattattggggggtgCGAAGGGAGATTCTCAGATCACTCTGCGACCTCTCCAGTGGACAGTGAAACCAAGAGGAGTTTTGAGCAGTGAAAGGCTGGAGATGGGACTGTCCACCTTAGTAGCCCTAAGCACAAGCACTAGCCAGCCAACAATAGCAGGAGAATAAACGCTAGCCCACCCTAGTACTAACTTTCAACTTCTACtgctccattgtgggcagggaccttataatgatggtattttttaagtgcttactaggtgccaagcactgttctaagcactggggtagatacaaggtaatcaggtcatcccacatggggcttatctaccaactcttctactgtcccctcccaagtgttcagtatagtgctctgaacacagtaatcgctcaataaataccactgactgaccacctctacttttcagatgagaaaatacAGGCAAAGAGTCTTGTTCCAAGCTATAGAGGTGAAAACCCAATCTAAGAGGGCTGATTGCCAGACACTTGTTCTAATTGTAGTATCCAATCCACCAAGGGTATTTTAGGGCCTGGGTGATGAACCtgcatctacccgagtgcttggtacacaattgcttaatgaatacagtaataataataattatgataatattaataatctccTCGGACCTTCCAAAGCCACTTCCACCAGAATTGAGAGATCTGGAAGCTGAAGTTTCTCTGAACTTTACCAATCTGAGTGAGGTCTCTTTGTGCTCAGCTcgctccaatcaatcgtatttgagcgcttactgtgtgcagagcactgtactaagcgctttgaaggcCATAGTTCCATCCTCTAAAATGGCAGAGGAGAAGGTGCCCCCGGGCTGCCCCTGCCGCACACCCCATCGTCGATAGAAAGGCGTACAGCAGGTACTGCAGAGAGTCTTCCGAGCTGCATGCCTCCTTCCAGCTTCTCACAGCTGACACCCTGCAGAGCTGCAGCCTCTCTCATTTTGTTTTTAGTTGAGCCGACATCTCCATCAGGACAGCTTAGAGAGGATAATGTGGGTCCAGGGATGAGCCATTCCAATATCGCGAGTCTCCCGGATGTCTCCAAAGTTATTCCGCACTTCAGACCCTTTCCCAACACAACCCTTCCTGCTCTCTTGAGTGAGACTCGAGGGActgtcccccccagactgtggcaCGACTGCTAATAGATGCAGAGCtgctgggaaaagagagaggcacTTCTAGGGGCCACGTTTCCACTTTGCCATGGTCGGAGCAGATGAGGGTCGGCTCTGTCCCCGACCCAGTGTGTGAGAGGCCTCCATTCAGCTGCCCAGGAATAGTCTGGTTACGAACTGCTCcgtaaaacaatcaatcatatttattgagtgtcactgtgtgcacagaactgcgttaagcatttgggagtgtacaatataataataataattatgtctccccccttttagactgtgagcccactgttgggtagggactgtctctatatgttgccaatttgtacttcccaagcgcttagtacagtgctctgcacatagtaagcgctcaataaatacgattgatgatgatgatgatgatgatgatgatgatgagtatacaatgtaataataataattacggtatttgttaagcacttactatgtgacaggcactgttctaagtgctgggatggatacaagcaagttgggttggacacagtacctgtctcacacggggctcacagtccaaatccccattttacagatgagggaactgaggcccagagaagtgaagtgacttgcccaaggccactgagtagacaagtggcagacctgggattagaacctatgaacttctaactctcaggcccatgctctattcacgacaccactctgcttctctctctctataacatagaatatatatatatatataattgtaatataacaatattacagacacattccctacccacaacaagttcacagtctagaggaccacacACAGTCCAGGTCTCCAACTCATTTGCTAGAACACAAGCGCAACTGTGCAAACAAATGAAGAGGAACCTGGTAGATGATGATTTAACTGCTAGGACGGTGACCTCTGGAAGAGTTTAAAATTTGAACTAGGCACTAAAACCCTTGCAGAGCTGTTGCTTCAAGCTCTTTTTTTATGCTCAATGTCTCCGCACAGTCTCCGGAAGCCAAAATTCTCTCCAAGGCTGGATGGAAGGGTCAGAGTGCCCCTCCGTAGGTAGGGTCCACCTTTCACAGCAAGAGGACTGATAGATCGGGATCCACTCCAGCCTCTTTAGGGTATCAGTCAGACCAGAAATGGAATGGATTCTCAGAAGTTTTCACCTTTGTCTCCGGTACAAAAGCGTGGCTTTAGGTAAGGCCTTTTTTTTAAGTGAGCCAGCTTGTCTCAAAGAGCCTTCACGCTAGCCCGTTTAGGGCGCACAGGTGGGACTGAGTTCAAACAACAGTCACCGGGCCTGAATCCAAAGAGTCGCCCATTAAAAAGCCCCCTCtcatcttggaggagaagggggtgcaccAGAACTCCAAGTCTTTCTGCCAGGCCTGAAGCCCCCACCATTTTTCAGGAGCAGGGACAACTCTCCCAAGGCCTGGCCTGCTTGCCATCGTCTCCACTCTGCCTCTGGTCCGACCCCTGGACAGTGAGTCCCGCCACCCTCGCCTGCTATTGAATCGGCTGGAAGACCTTTGCCCCAGAGAacggggtgggaagaggagtgaaaaCCCGGAGAAAAGAAATAAATCAGACTCAAAATAACTGGGAAAACAGAAACCTTGTGCTTTTGAAAAATGGAAATGCACTTTAGTCCTCCCTCAAGAGAAGATGATTAGAAGCATGATTGCCGTTTTTTACCCACTTCACAGAATTGGAGGGCTGAAAGAAGCTCGGGTAGGGTTGAATTTAGATCACTTAAGACACAAGAGCCTAGCCAATTCTCGAACATCCCCAGGGTCGGAAATTCTCCAATCTCTTTAGCACCATTCCTGCATCTCATCACACCTTCAGCCACAAGGTCTTCACTATGTCCAGGCTCTAACTTTTTCCACCTGGCAAAAACTTCTACTTTTCCTCTCTTTCACCTGTAATGCACTCAACACTAGTCAATTAAGCTTTTCTGATTCATGTTTCTGTCTTTAAAGCATCTAATCGGAGGCCTGGGTTTGGGATTCAGCTCATCCTGGACATATAACTAAGAGACACCACTAAAAGACTGATGGATCAACAACCAGGACagcttattaaaaataaaatgaaatcagcAATAAGGAGCAGCAGATTTTTACAAAATGATTTTGGAAGACTCCCTGCAGGCAAAGAGCTTATAAGGCAGATCAAACTGCAGACTGACTTTGGACGTGAACTTCACCGAGGTCAGAAGGGCTTACGACCCTGGCTTCAGCTGCACGCAGGAATGTGAAAGGACGGGAGCAATCTTCAGGGAGTTTTGACAAAATGTGAAGAAAACTGTTTGCCATTCTCCTTGTTCCGAGAAGCAGAAGGATCAATTAGATGGCTTTGCAGCCCACTTACAGTTCTACAACTCTATCGCAGGGATAAATGCGCACGTTCCAGTGAGCAGCTGGATGCCTttcacatatctactctatttattttattttgttagtgtgtttggttttgttctccgtctcccccttttagaccgtgagcccactgttgggtagggactgtctctatatgttgccaacttgtacttcccaagcgcttagtacagtgctctgcacacagtaagcgctcaataaatacgattgatgatgatgatgaccagtcaCCCCCTTGCCTCTCGTTGTACGGTGACAGGCGgccgatctcctctatctccccatcggccccttgcccacgtccttcctcaaTCCTGGAATTCCCACTCACTTCATATCAGAGGGttcaccactctcttcaccttcaaagctgcttagagaagcagcgtggcttagtggaaagagcacgggcttgagagtctgaggtcgtgggttttaatcccggctctgccactgatgatcagctgtgtgactttaggcaagtcaacttgacttctctgtgcctcacagttacctcatctgtaaaatggggattaagactgtgagcccaacgtgggacaacctgattatcttgtatctaatccggcgcttagaacagtgctcggcacatagtaagcgcttaacaaataccattattattattattcaaaaccttcttaaaaatcccatctcctccaagaggccttccctgattaagccctcatttccccttccctgctctccctctgcattGACTAATGGCACTTGGCTGggcaccccttaagcattttgatac
This window harbors:
- the ANGPTL7 gene encoding angiopoietin-related protein 7, with protein sequence MRRKGLPSWLCILTVAAAVCPAWPQKPPKRKGPGGAAPFKAAGCCEEMRELTVQVANLSGLLQDLTRRQEGDWVNVVMQVMELEGSAKKMETRLLDAESKYSEMNNRLGIMQLQAAQTVTQTSADAVYDCSSLYQKNYRISGVYKLPPDEFLGSPGLEVFCDMETEGGGWTIIQRRKIGLISFHRDWKQYKHGFGNIHGDFWLGNEHIHRLSRRPTVLRVEMEDWDGDSRYAHYSRFTLSNELNSYRLFVGNYSGTAGRDALHYHNDTAFSTKDKDNDKCLDNCVNFRKGGYWYNCCTDSNLNGIYYRQGDHTKHTDGITWYGWHGSSYSLKRVEMKIRPEDFKP